TTTCGGTCGTTCAGGTATTGCCGGCCGACATGGGTGATCGAATGTGTCGGGTTCTGGCCTGGTTGTTGACCGGCCCGATCAAGATTCGCTATCGCGTCACGCGTGAAAACATCCGCCGTGTCTTTCCCGACGCCACCGAGGAGGAAGCCGCAGCGTTGATGCGGTCGATGTGGCATTCGCTGTTGTTGATGGGGTGCGAAATAGCCTGGGCTCAGCGTCGATTGCACCTGTGCAACTGGCCCCGTCACATTCGTTTTCGCCAGAACCGCGCGATGTTGCGAATTTTGTTGGGACGACGACCCACGGTGACGGTCACCGGGCACTTCGGGAACTTTGAAATCGGTGGCTACTTGATCGGGTTGATGGGCTTTCAAACCACGTCGATCGCGCGGCGGCTGGACAACCAATTCATCGATGCTTGGGTCAAGCGTTTTCGCAGTGCAAAGGGCCAGCACTTGGTCGATAAGGAAGGCAGCGCACCGGAGGTCGAACGGTTGCTTCGCAGCGGTGGGGCGTTGTCACTGTTGGCCGACCAACACGCGGGTGACAAAGGATGCTGGGTGAATTTTCTAGGCACCCCCGCTTCTTGTCACAAAGCCTTAGCGTTGTTCACGTTGTCATCGGGGGCCCCGATGTTGGCTGCTTACACGCGACGCATCGACGGACAACCAATGAGGTTCGAATCGGGATGCGTCGGCGTCGCTGATCCGGCCGACGATCCGGGCAAGGTCTGTGCAAGCGTGCAGACGCTGACTCGCTGGTACAACGCGCGGTTGGCCGAAGCGATCGACATGTCGGTGGAACAATACTGGTGGTTGCACCGACGCTGGCGTCAGCCGCCGCCAAAAATCGCCAAACGGCTGCAGAAAGCTGCGATGACACAGGCCGCATAGGCACGGTTGCGATGTGCGAATTGCCAGATGCCGATGACGGTGTGACGGCACCCTGCCTTTATCCTTCGGCCAGTTCTATCCGTCGGCCAGTTCCGCGGCTTTGACCGTGTTGTGCAGCAGCATGGCGATGGTCAATGGTCCGACGCCGCCGGGAACAGGTGTGATCGCGCCGGCGACTTCTTTGACGCCTTCAAAGTCGACGTCGCCGACCAGCTTGTCGTCGACTCGATTGATGCCGACGTCCACGACCGTCGCACCGGGACGGATCATGTCGGCGGTCACCAGCTTTGGGATGCCCACTGCTGCGATGACACAGTCGGCTTGGCGGACAACGTCGGCAAGGTTTTCCGTCCGGCTGTGTGCGATTGTCACCGTGGCGTTGGCCACGTCTCGGCCGCCTTCCGCGTCGCCTTGATTGGCCATGTTCGTTCGCTGTGACAGCATCGACGCGATGGGTTTGCCGACGATATCGCTGCGTCCGATCACGACGACGTGTTTGCCTGCGACGGGGCGGTCACAGCGATGCAGCAGTTGGACGACGCCGTGCGGGGTGCAAGGCAGAAAACGCGGCCGCCCCTGCATCAGCAATCCCACGTTGACGGGGCTGAATGCGTCCACGTCCTTCAGCGGCGAAACGGCGTCCAATACCCGTCGTTCGTCCAGTGGATCGGCCGACGATTCGGATTTGGGCAACGGCAATTGGACCAGGATGCCGTGTACGGTGGGATCGTGGTTCAGTTGTTCGATCCGCGCCAGCAGTTCGGTGCCGGTGGTGGTGGCGGGCAATCGGTCGACCGTGCCCGCAATTCCCGCTTTTTCGCAGGCCCGTTCCTTGTTGCGGACGTACACCTGGCTGGCGGGATCGTCCCCCACCAGGATCGCGCACAGCTTGGGCTGCGATTTCCCCGCCTGAACACGCCGGCGAACCTGTTCGGCGATTTCGGCTCGAATCTCCTGTGCGATCTGTTTTCCGTTCAGAAGCGTTGCGGTCATCGGTGGTCCAGCGACTGGCATAGTGATGAAGAAGAGCGGCCGTTATAGTTGACCAGACGTCGAAGAATGTGAAGGCTGGGCAAAGTCTGCCAGTCAGCGAATTTCGCGTCGTGCACTCACCATCGAATCCACTCGCGTTCAATCCACGCGGCTCGAATCCTAATACCCGACTGACATCCAAACTATGTCCACGGACGCTCCCAAGCTTAGCCCCGTCGAAGGGATCAAAGAAGGCAGCCAGTACCTGAAAGGCACCATCGGCCAAGAACTGCACGAAGATTCCGATCACTTCAACAAAGACAATTTGCAA
The DNA window shown above is from Crateriforma spongiae and carries:
- a CDS encoding bifunctional 5,10-methylenetetrahydrofolate dehydrogenase/5,10-methenyltetrahydrofolate cyclohydrolase, with translation MTATLLNGKQIAQEIRAEIAEQVRRRVQAGKSQPKLCAILVGDDPASQVYVRNKERACEKAGIAGTVDRLPATTTGTELLARIEQLNHDPTVHGILVQLPLPKSESSADPLDERRVLDAVSPLKDVDAFSPVNVGLLMQGRPRFLPCTPHGVVQLLHRCDRPVAGKHVVVIGRSDIVGKPIASMLSQRTNMANQGDAEGGRDVANATVTIAHSRTENLADVVRQADCVIAAVGIPKLVTADMIRPGATVVDVGINRVDDKLVGDVDFEGVKEVAGAITPVPGGVGPLTIAMLLHNTVKAAELADG
- a CDS encoding lysophospholipid acyltransferase family protein, with protein sequence MQAWKRQATDAAAYLLVRLLVSVVQVLPADMGDRMCRVLAWLLTGPIKIRYRVTRENIRRVFPDATEEEAAALMRSMWHSLLLMGCEIAWAQRRLHLCNWPRHIRFRQNRAMLRILLGRRPTVTVTGHFGNFEIGGYLIGLMGFQTTSIARRLDNQFIDAWVKRFRSAKGQHLVDKEGSAPEVERLLRSGGALSLLADQHAGDKGCWVNFLGTPASCHKALALFTLSSGAPMLAAYTRRIDGQPMRFESGCVGVADPADDPGKVCASVQTLTRWYNARLAEAIDMSVEQYWWLHRRWRQPPPKIAKRLQKAAMTQAA